Proteins from a genomic interval of Chroococcidiopsis thermalis PCC 7203:
- a CDS encoding DegT/DnrJ/EryC1/StrS family aminotransferase — translation MSEQMQNIPIAKPWMGEAEADAAKRAILSGWVTQGPEVAAFEQEFATYVGAKSACAVSNCTTALHLALLAVGVKPGDEVITVSHSYIATANSIRYCGALPVFVDIEPHTYNINPTLIEAVVSDRTRAILVVHQMGMPCDLKAIVEVTRRYNLPVIEDAACAIGSEILWNGEWEKIGKPHGDIACFSFHPRKVITTGDGGMLTTSNPEWDKQFRLWRQHGMSVSDTVRHGAKQVIFETYPMLGYNYRMTDIQAAVGREQLKRLPEIVARRRLLAEQYREKLADVRGLKLPTEPVWARSNWQGYCVRLPEECDQKQVMQTMLDAGISTRRGIMCAHREAAYQIEAWSCGSDRLIESEQAQDRTLVLPLFHQMTEEEQERAIAVLTTACQV, via the coding sequence ATGTCTGAGCAGATGCAGAATATTCCAATTGCCAAACCTTGGATGGGTGAAGCCGAGGCAGATGCCGCTAAGCGAGCGATTCTGTCCGGTTGGGTGACGCAAGGACCCGAAGTCGCCGCCTTCGAGCAGGAATTTGCAACTTATGTAGGGGCAAAGTCTGCCTGTGCGGTTTCTAATTGCACCACAGCACTGCATCTAGCTTTGTTAGCCGTGGGCGTAAAACCCGGCGATGAGGTAATTACCGTCAGTCATTCCTATATTGCCACTGCCAATAGTATCCGATACTGCGGTGCGCTCCCAGTATTTGTGGATATCGAGCCGCATACTTACAATATCAATCCCACTTTAATCGAAGCAGTGGTGAGCGATCGCACCCGCGCGATTCTGGTCGTCCACCAAATGGGAATGCCTTGCGACCTCAAAGCGATTGTGGAGGTTACGCGGCGCTACAATTTGCCAGTTATTGAAGATGCAGCCTGCGCCATTGGCAGTGAGATTCTCTGGAATGGTGAGTGGGAAAAAATCGGCAAGCCGCACGGCGATATCGCCTGTTTTTCCTTCCATCCCCGTAAGGTAATTACGACCGGTGATGGTGGAATGCTAACCACCAGCAATCCTGAATGGGACAAACAGTTTCGTCTGTGGCGACAACATGGCATGAGTGTTTCTGACACGGTGCGCCACGGTGCGAAACAAGTGATTTTCGAGACTTACCCGATGTTGGGCTACAACTACCGGATGACCGACATTCAAGCGGCAGTGGGACGGGAACAGCTCAAGCGCTTGCCGGAGATTGTCGCACGCCGTCGGTTGTTGGCAGAGCAATATCGAGAAAAGCTGGCGGATGTGCGGGGATTGAAATTACCAACAGAACCAGTTTGGGCGCGGAGTAATTGGCAGGGTTACTGTGTCCGTCTGCCAGAGGAATGCGACCAAAAGCAAGTCATGCAGACGATGCTAGATGCAGGCATTTCCACGCGACGCGGGATTATGTGCGCTCACCGCGAAGCAGCATATCAAATTGAGGCTTGGTCTTGTGGGAGCGATCGCCTCATCGAAAGCGAACAAGCTCAAGATCGGACTCTTGTTTTACCACTTTTCCATCAGATGACTGAGGAGGAGCAGGAGCGGGCGATCGCGGTTTTGACAACTGCTTGTCAGGTTTGA
- a CDS encoding NAD-dependent epimerase/dehydratase family protein — MQIDKVLITGGAGLVGSHITDLLVKQGVAEIIILDNFTRGNQKNLSWALERGSVKIVTGDIRDRQLLADIMQGVDVVFHQAAIRINQCAQEPRLALEVLANGTFNVLEAAVNAGVKKVVAASSASIYGMAEEFPTTEAHHPYNNRTIYGAAKTFNEGLLRSFHDMYGLDYVALRYFNVYGPRMDIYGVYTEVLIRWMERIAAGQSPLIFGDGKQTMDFVYIEDIARANILAAKADVTDEVFNIASGVESSLNDLAYSLARVMGADLPPEYGAERKVNPVQRRLADTSKARDLLGFEAQVSLEEGLRRLVKWWSDEKQAKEICHV, encoded by the coding sequence ATGCAGATTGACAAAGTACTCATTACTGGTGGAGCTGGTTTAGTAGGTTCTCACATTACCGATCTGTTGGTCAAGCAGGGAGTTGCTGAGATTATTATTCTTGATAATTTCACTCGCGGGAATCAAAAAAATTTGAGCTGGGCATTAGAGCGTGGCTCGGTGAAGATTGTTACAGGTGACATTCGCGATCGCCAACTGCTTGCCGATATCATGCAAGGTGTCGATGTCGTCTTTCATCAAGCAGCAATTCGGATTAATCAATGTGCCCAAGAACCACGCTTGGCATTAGAAGTGTTAGCGAATGGTACTTTCAACGTCCTAGAAGCGGCGGTGAATGCTGGAGTCAAAAAGGTAGTCGCCGCCTCCTCAGCTTCAATCTACGGCATGGCAGAGGAGTTCCCCACCACAGAAGCGCACCATCCCTACAACAACCGCACGATTTACGGTGCAGCCAAGACATTTAACGAAGGGCTGTTACGTAGCTTCCATGACATGTACGGGTTGGACTACGTAGCCTTGCGTTACTTCAACGTTTACGGTCCCCGGATGGATATTTATGGCGTTTACACCGAAGTTCTGATTCGCTGGATGGAACGCATAGCCGCAGGTCAATCGCCACTGATTTTTGGTGATGGCAAGCAGACAATGGATTTCGTCTACATCGAAGATATCGCCAGGGCAAATATCTTAGCTGCTAAAGCCGATGTGACGGATGAAGTGTTTAACATTGCTAGCGGTGTAGAAAGCAGTTTGAACGACCTTGCCTACAGTTTGGCTAGAGTGATGGGAGCGGATTTGCCGCCAGAATATGGTGCAGAACGCAAAGTCAACCCCGTACAGCGCCGACTGGCAGACACGAGCAAAGCTAGAGATTTATTGGGTTTTGAGGCACAAGTCTCTCTAGAAGAGGGATTGCGTCGGCTCGTCAAATGGTGGAGCGATGAAAAACAAGCAAAGGAAATATGCCATGTCTGA
- a CDS encoding class I SAM-dependent methyltransferase, translating into MIETSKRLESTRELEQITVEYLSPTPDRGVDQKVLDLVSDLVISRLDGDRILELGVGDRIWTPKLIDKFADVTSVDGSSGLLAAMQQDLASRLDSKRWTPVCSLFEDYQPDRTFDTVLATFVLEHVDDPGLILQMARQNWLKPGGKLAVVVPHALSLHRRLAVKMGLATYPGELGETDRRMGHKHAFTCYEMEKLLVGAGFQIVEQKGMFAKVLPNSMLAACNDKQLRGLFELGLDLPIEYSTTIYFLAEAKSS; encoded by the coding sequence GTGATAGAAACATCGAAGCGGTTGGAATCGACTAGAGAATTAGAGCAAATCACGGTTGAATACCTCAGTCCCACACCCGATAGAGGAGTTGACCAAAAAGTGCTAGATCTCGTCTCAGATTTGGTGATATCTAGGCTTGATGGCGATCGCATTCTAGAATTAGGTGTGGGCGATCGCATCTGGACTCCAAAGTTAATCGACAAATTTGCCGACGTGACGAGTGTAGATGGCTCGTCAGGGTTGCTAGCTGCTATGCAACAAGATCTGGCTAGCAGACTTGATAGTAAGCGTTGGACACCAGTTTGCTCTTTATTTGAAGACTACCAGCCAGATCGAACTTTTGATACTGTTCTAGCAACCTTTGTCCTCGAACATGTAGACGATCCCGGGCTGATTCTCCAGATGGCGAGGCAGAATTGGCTTAAACCAGGGGGTAAATTAGCTGTTGTCGTGCCTCACGCACTCAGTTTACACCGACGTTTGGCTGTGAAGATGGGCTTAGCAACCTATCCAGGAGAATTGGGTGAGACAGACCGACGCATGGGACACAAACATGCTTTTACGTGTTACGAAATGGAAAAACTACTTGTAGGGGCTGGATTTCAGATCGTCGAGCAGAAAGGCATGTTTGCCAAGGTATTACCTAATAGTATGCTTGCTGCCTGTAACGACAAGCAACTACGTGGCTTATTCGAGCTAGGTCTAGATCTTCCAATTGAATACTCAACCACTATTTACTTTTTAGCAGAGGCAAAAAGTAGCTAG
- a CDS encoding acyltransferase, protein MFELDGTRTVKAVHGLKDFQPDPNFEIGLAEYLLDRYGQKALLELYSRFAIGDGDVDGLMRRAIWRAVAQRFGHGVRIESGAGFKHLETFEIGDRVFIGSQSYIQGRFDGKCVIGNNVWIGPQSYFDARDLTIEENVGWGPGAKVLGSTHTGLPIDVPIIQTDLEIKSVKIEAGADIGMNAVILPGVTVGKGSIVGAGAVVTKNVPPFAIVAGVPARFLRWRDAYEPSENLKNYANSYGA, encoded by the coding sequence ATGTTTGAACTAGATGGAACTAGAACAGTCAAAGCCGTTCATGGCTTGAAAGACTTTCAACCAGATCCTAACTTTGAAATTGGATTAGCAGAATATCTCCTCGATCGATACGGACAAAAAGCATTACTGGAGTTGTACTCGCGCTTTGCGATCGGTGATGGAGATGTTGATGGACTGATGCGGCGAGCAATCTGGCGAGCCGTAGCGCAGCGATTTGGACATGGAGTGCGGATTGAGAGTGGAGCAGGCTTTAAGCATCTCGAAACATTTGAGATTGGCGATCGCGTTTTCATTGGTTCGCAGAGCTACATTCAAGGACGCTTCGATGGTAAATGCGTCATTGGGAACAACGTTTGGATTGGACCGCAAAGCTACTTTGATGCACGTGACTTAACGATTGAAGAGAATGTCGGGTGGGGACCAGGAGCAAAAGTTTTGGGTTCCACTCATACTGGATTACCGATTGACGTTCCGATTATTCAAACTGACCTGGAAATCAAATCGGTCAAAATTGAAGCCGGAGCCGATATTGGTATGAATGCAGTCATTTTGCCTGGGGTAACAGTTGGCAAAGGCAGTATTGTCGGTGCAGGAGCAGTTGTGACTAAGAACGTGCCACCGTTTGCGATCGTTGCTGGCGTTCCCGCTCGTTTTCTCCGCTGGCGTGATGCATACGAACCATCAGAGAACTTGAAAAACTATGCAAATAGTTACGGAGCATAG
- a CDS encoding MBL fold metallo-hydrolase: MSDTFFLKFLGHAGIFLKADGVTLLCDPWMSESGAFLHSWHQYPPNDFLERQDLYDADYLYISHDHDDHFDRNFLKDFPKHKVTVIIAEFLSDTFAREIAKLGFTRILQLKDWESYHLAENFSVAVVKDESLYKIDSALLIEVGNTKILHKNDCHIPDEDIPKYRKLEIDFLFAQFSGAMWYPATYAYEAKKQQRIAAKLKQDMLNSFVDFANNICAKHVFHYAGPPAFLEDELFHLNFQENSIFPDQWDVYEELAQQISGNLSLLLPGDIVQLSSARQLEITRQFSSLELSQKALVLDNYKQKRAAVIQSYLSSLPQPGKEFLQEFIVHIQQLFSASIYLTEKVNALVKFTLTGVNGGSVYVETRDRVFAIMRSCTETPNYEFTIDTAIANLLVEGKEHWESLFLSMRFKAKRRPDAYNWPLFAILRYGNEPKLIAQVEKTLQAAENEEFIVRDGEKEYHVQRYCPHAGADLSQVEVHNDKLVCPRHRWVFDLRCQGKCIVGGNMPLKVYQSSEIASQKTVEEVNV, encoded by the coding sequence ATGTCTGATACTTTTTTCTTAAAATTTCTCGGTCACGCTGGTATTTTCCTCAAAGCTGATGGTGTGACTTTGTTGTGCGATCCTTGGATGAGCGAAAGCGGTGCTTTCTTGCATAGTTGGCATCAATACCCACCGAATGATTTTCTCGAACGACAAGACTTATACGATGCAGATTATTTGTATATCAGCCACGATCATGACGATCACTTCGACCGAAATTTTCTGAAAGACTTTCCCAAGCATAAAGTCACTGTCATTATTGCGGAATTTTTGTCAGATACCTTTGCTAGAGAAATTGCCAAGCTTGGTTTTACCCGCATATTGCAACTCAAAGATTGGGAATCATATCATCTGGCTGAAAACTTCAGCGTCGCTGTTGTTAAAGACGAGTCACTTTACAAGATAGATTCTGCATTACTGATTGAAGTTGGTAATACGAAGATCTTGCACAAAAATGACTGCCATATTCCAGATGAAGATATTCCTAAATATAGGAAATTAGAGATAGATTTCCTCTTTGCCCAGTTTTCGGGAGCAATGTGGTATCCAGCAACTTATGCATATGAAGCTAAAAAACAACAACGAATAGCAGCAAAACTTAAACAAGATATGTTAAATAGTTTTGTTGACTTTGCTAATAATATTTGTGCTAAACATGTTTTTCATTATGCTGGACCTCCTGCCTTTTTGGAAGATGAGCTGTTCCACTTAAATTTTCAGGAAAATAGCATTTTTCCCGATCAGTGGGATGTGTACGAAGAGCTTGCTCAACAAATAAGTGGGAATTTAAGTCTACTTTTGCCTGGGGATATTGTACAATTATCATCTGCTAGACAACTAGAAATTACCCGCCAGTTTAGCTCGCTTGAACTTTCGCAAAAAGCGTTAGTGTTAGATAATTACAAGCAGAAAAGAGCCGCTGTTATTCAGTCCTATCTAAGTAGTTTACCTCAACCTGGTAAAGAATTTTTGCAGGAATTTATCGTCCATATTCAGCAGTTGTTCTCTGCTAGCATTTACCTAACTGAGAAGGTCAACGCTCTCGTAAAATTTACGCTGACTGGTGTGAATGGTGGCTCTGTGTATGTTGAAACACGCGATCGCGTGTTTGCAATTATGCGCTCGTGTACGGAAACGCCAAACTATGAGTTTACTATAGACACTGCGATCGCCAATCTACTAGTAGAAGGTAAAGAGCATTGGGAAAGTTTGTTCTTAAGTATGAGGTTCAAAGCAAAACGCCGACCAGATGCTTATAACTGGCCCTTGTTTGCAATCTTGCGCTACGGTAACGAACCTAAGCTCATTGCTCAAGTGGAAAAAACACTCCAAGCAGCCGAAAACGAAGAATTTATAGTCAGAGATGGCGAGAAGGAATACCACGTTCAACGCTATTGTCCTCACGCAGGAGCAGATCTTTCTCAGGTCGAGGTTCATAACGATAAGTTAGTGTGTCCGAGACATCGATGGGTATTCGATCTTCGTTGTCAAGGCAAATGTATAGTTGGTGGCAATATGCCTTTGAAAGTTTATCAATCGAGTGAAATAGCTAGTCAGAAAACAGTTGAGGAAGTCAATGTTTGA
- a CDS encoding DegT/DnrJ/EryC1/StrS family aminotransferase — MIPFVDLKAQYLSIKDEIDTAVIKALESTQFVLGSEVVALEEEFAHYCNADSGIAVNTGTSALHLALLAAGIGAGDEVITVPFTFVATTAAICYTGAKPVFVDIDPVSYTMDVTQIEAAITERTKAILPVHLYGQPADMEPILEIARRHGLVVIEDAAQAHRAEYKGQRVGSLGDIGCFSFYPGKNLGACGEGGMVVTSNPEYERKMRMLRDWGQERKYHHVFKGYNYRMDGIQGAILRVKLRHLDKWTEARRAHAARYDKPLANAGVKTPTAMPYSHHVYHVYAVRSQQRDTLQQKLQEKGIQTGIHYPIPVHLQPAYADLGDRAGAFPHSEAASKEVLSLPMYAELSADSQTQIINAVIAEYV, encoded by the coding sequence ATGATTCCATTTGTAGACCTAAAAGCACAGTACTTGAGCATTAAAGACGAAATCGATACGGCTGTCATCAAAGCTCTAGAAAGTACGCAATTTGTGCTAGGCAGCGAAGTTGTTGCTCTCGAAGAAGAATTCGCTCATTACTGTAATGCCGATTCTGGCATTGCTGTCAATACAGGCACTAGCGCTCTCCACCTAGCATTATTAGCCGCTGGAATTGGTGCGGGTGACGAAGTAATTACCGTGCCTTTTACTTTCGTTGCTACCACAGCCGCCATTTGTTACACCGGTGCTAAACCTGTCTTTGTCGATATCGATCCCGTGTCGTACACGATGGACGTAACCCAGATTGAAGCAGCAATCACCGAGCGCACCAAAGCGATCCTACCAGTGCATCTGTACGGTCAACCAGCCGACATGGAACCGATACTGGAAATTGCTCGCCGTCACGGTCTCGTTGTGATTGAAGATGCGGCACAGGCACACAGAGCCGAGTACAAAGGGCAGCGAGTTGGTAGTCTTGGCGACATCGGTTGTTTCAGCTTCTATCCTGGGAAAAACTTAGGGGCGTGTGGTGAAGGTGGTATGGTCGTCACCAGCAATCCCGAATACGAGCGCAAAATGCGGATGCTGCGCGATTGGGGGCAAGAACGCAAGTATCATCACGTCTTTAAGGGATACAACTACCGCATGGATGGCATCCAGGGAGCGATCTTGCGGGTGAAGTTACGCCATTTAGACAAATGGACAGAGGCACGCAGAGCGCACGCCGCACGATATGACAAACCGCTAGCAAATGCAGGTGTGAAAACTCCGACGGCGATGCCTTACAGCCATCACGTTTACCATGTCTATGCCGTGCGATCGCAGCAGCGGGACACTTTACAACAAAAGCTGCAAGAGAAAGGGATTCAAACAGGCATTCACTATCCCATTCCGGTACACTTACAACCAGCTTATGCCGACTTGGGCGATCGAGCTGGCGCGTTTCCTCACTCAGAAGCGGCATCAAAGGAAGTGTTGTCATTACCAATGTATGCAGAATTGAGCGCAGATTCACAAACCCAAATTATCAATGCGGTGATTGCTGAATATGTCTGA
- a CDS encoding Gfo/Idh/MocA family protein, whose product MQDLINIGVIGYGYWGPNLVRNFSEIPGAQVRTVSDFKPELLAKAQTRYPTLKVTTDYRDILKDPKIDAVAIATPVSTHFDLALAALQAGKHVLVEKPMTTSSEQAMRLIEKAQRRNLVLMVDHTFVYTGAVRKMHDLITTKVVGDIYYYDSVRVNLGLFQHDVNVLWDLAVHDLSIMDYLLPYKPYAVSATGISHVPREPENIAYLTLFFENNLMAHLHVNWLAPVKVRRTLIGGSQRMIVYDDLEPSEKVKIYDKGITLNSNSAESVYQMLIGYRAGDMWAPHLDMTEAIRTEGLHFIDCIQQGDRPISDGEAGLRVVKILEAATQSIKRQGRLIELNTTEVAV is encoded by the coding sequence ATGCAAGATCTAATCAATATAGGTGTCATAGGCTATGGTTACTGGGGTCCTAACTTGGTGAGAAATTTCTCTGAAATCCCAGGAGCGCAGGTAAGAACTGTGAGTGATTTTAAACCAGAATTGCTGGCAAAAGCGCAGACACGGTATCCTACCTTGAAAGTCACGACCGATTATCGAGACATATTAAAAGATCCAAAGATCGATGCCGTGGCGATCGCCACACCAGTTTCCACGCACTTCGATTTAGCTCTAGCAGCATTGCAAGCTGGCAAGCACGTCCTGGTAGAGAAACCGATGACGACCTCCTCCGAACAGGCAATGAGGTTAATTGAGAAAGCTCAACGGCGCAACCTAGTGTTGATGGTAGATCACACCTTTGTTTACACGGGTGCTGTTCGCAAGATGCACGATCTAATTACGACTAAGGTTGTAGGCGATATTTATTACTACGATTCGGTGCGCGTTAACCTGGGACTGTTTCAGCATGACGTGAACGTATTGTGGGATCTGGCAGTTCACGACCTTTCGATTATGGACTATCTACTGCCATACAAACCTTATGCTGTCTCTGCCACAGGGATCAGCCACGTCCCCAGAGAACCAGAAAATATTGCCTACTTAACGTTATTTTTTGAAAACAACTTAATGGCTCATCTCCACGTCAATTGGTTAGCACCAGTCAAAGTTCGCCGTACGTTAATTGGTGGTAGTCAGCGCATGATTGTCTACGATGACTTAGAACCGAGCGAGAAGGTGAAGATTTACGACAAGGGAATTACCCTCAATAGCAACTCTGCCGAAAGCGTATATCAAATGCTCATTGGCTACCGTGCAGGAGATATGTGGGCTCCGCACCTGGATATGACAGAGGCAATACGGACAGAAGGACTGCACTTTATTGATTGTATTCAGCAAGGCGATCGCCCGATCTCTGATGGGGAAGCAGGATTGCGAGTCGTGAAAATTCTGGAGGCTGCTACTCAGTCCATCAAGCGGCAAGGGCGATTAATTGAATTAAACACAACGGAGGTAGCAGTATGA
- a CDS encoding acyltransferase: MAINDDVKLGNRVKIFHPHLVNLYGCAIDDETKIGSFVEIQKNVVVGTRCKISSHTFICEGVILEAEVFVGHGVMFTNDLYPQATNEDGSLQTENDWCVVKTLVKCGASIGSNATILAGVTIGKKAIVGAGAVVTHDVPDYTIVAGVPARVINDVRECKQMQQISRSLNS, translated from the coding sequence ATGGCAATAAATGATGATGTCAAGTTAGGCAATCGAGTTAAGATTTTTCATCCTCATCTCGTAAATCTTTATGGTTGTGCAATTGATGATGAAACTAAAATTGGTTCCTTTGTTGAAATTCAAAAAAACGTCGTAGTTGGGACTAGGTGTAAAATCTCATCTCATACTTTTATTTGCGAAGGTGTTATTTTAGAAGCCGAAGTGTTTGTTGGTCATGGCGTTATGTTTACTAACGATCTTTATCCACAGGCAACTAATGAAGATGGAAGTTTGCAAACTGAAAATGATTGGTGTGTAGTCAAAACTTTGGTAAAGTGCGGTGCTTCTATTGGTAGTAATGCCACTATTCTTGCAGGAGTAACAATTGGAAAAAAAGCCATAGTTGGAGCTGGAGCGGTAGTAACTCACGACGTTCCCGACTATACAATTGTGGCAGGAGTTCCTGCCCGTGTCATTAACGATGTGCGTGAATGCAAGCAAATGCAGCAGATTTCGCGATCGCTAAATAGCTAA
- a CDS encoding polysaccharide ABC transporter ATP-binding protein translates to MSDSVIRVENLSKKYILGHQKQERYTTLRDTLTEQAKAFQSRFLKPRDRRTYNPTREEFWALKDVSFEIKQGEAIGVIGRNGAGKSTLLKLLSRITEPTRGNIIAKGRVASLLEVGTGFHPELTGRENIYLNGSILGMSRAEIKKKFDEIVAFAEIEKFLDTPVKRYSSGMYVRLAFSVAAHLEPEILIVDEVLAVGDSAFQKKCLGKMGDVSNKEGRTVLFVSHSMQAIAQLTKRCILLSKGNIQFDGHTSKAVQLYIAESKCLDEQPARYEAPAGKTGNHIAWARVHTSEEQGVHCWGKPIVFEFAFNITQPHESLCFSFQVLNEFQQPICIFWNFNDQLPFRREAGLFIIRCKVSKFRLYMGSFTLRTWFAERRSSTLLENLTNICPFEVTMHSIERQDYPWQQDECTYLEDAVWQVVETPLEIFSNS, encoded by the coding sequence ATGTCAGATTCAGTAATTCGCGTCGAAAATCTAAGCAAGAAATACATTCTCGGTCATCAAAAGCAAGAACGTTACACCACACTCAGAGATACGCTGACCGAGCAAGCTAAAGCTTTTCAAAGTCGCTTTTTAAAACCTCGCGATCGCCGCACTTATAATCCAACTCGCGAAGAATTTTGGGCATTAAAAGACGTTTCTTTTGAGATTAAACAAGGTGAGGCTATTGGTGTCATCGGACGCAATGGTGCAGGAAAATCGACACTATTAAAACTTTTGAGTCGTATTACTGAACCTACTAGAGGAAATATAATTGCTAAAGGGCGAGTAGCAAGCTTGCTAGAAGTAGGAACGGGATTTCACCCCGAACTAACTGGACGAGAAAATATTTATCTCAACGGTTCTATTTTAGGCATGAGTAGAGCCGAGATTAAGAAAAAGTTTGATGAAATTGTTGCCTTTGCTGAAATTGAAAAGTTTTTAGATACTCCTGTCAAGCGTTATTCTTCTGGAATGTACGTTCGCCTTGCTTTCTCTGTTGCTGCTCACTTGGAACCAGAAATTTTGATTGTGGATGAAGTTTTAGCAGTGGGCGATTCAGCATTTCAAAAGAAATGTTTGGGGAAGATGGGTGATGTATCAAATAAAGAAGGACGCACAGTTTTATTCGTCAGCCATAGTATGCAAGCTATTGCCCAACTAACTAAGCGTTGCATATTGCTTTCCAAAGGAAATATTCAATTTGACGGTCATACTAGTAAAGCGGTGCAGTTATATATTGCTGAATCGAAATGCTTGGATGAGCAACCTGCACGTTACGAAGCTCCGGCAGGCAAAACTGGTAACCACATAGCTTGGGCGCGGGTACATACATCTGAAGAGCAAGGAGTTCACTGCTGGGGAAAACCAATTGTATTTGAGTTTGCGTTCAATATAACTCAACCTCATGAAAGTCTATGCTTTTCTTTCCAAGTACTTAATGAATTTCAACAACCAATTTGTATTTTTTGGAATTTTAATGACCAATTACCTTTTCGTCGAGAAGCAGGATTATTTATTATCCGATGCAAAGTTTCAAAATTTAGACTATACATGGGTTCGTTCACTTTAAGAACATGGTTTGCCGAGCGGCGTAGTAGTACTTTGTTAGAAAATCTCACTAATATTTGTCCATTTGAAGTCACAATGCACAGTATTGAGCGACAAGATTATCCGTGGCAACAGGATGAATGCACTTACTTAGAAGATGCCGTTTGGCAAGTTGTGGAAACGCCATTAGAAATCTTCTCTAACTCATAA
- a CDS encoding ABC transporter permease has protein sequence MTNHGQSELIIAAGRTEHQYWKDLWRYRELFYFLAWRDILVRYKQTAIGIAWALVRPFLTMIVFTVVFGKLAKLPAEGAPYPIMVFAAMLPWQFFASALAECSNSLISNANLISKVYFPRLIVPASAVVVSFVDFLVSGMILLGLMAWYNFIPSWRILTLPLFMAIAFVAAIGGGLWLSALNVKYRDFRFIVPFIVQFGLYISPVGFSSSIVPEQWRLVYSLNPMVGVIDGFRWAILGGETQLYWQGFMLSVGLVVLLFASSIWYFRKVERSFADVI, from the coding sequence GTGACAAACCACGGTCAATCTGAATTAATTATTGCAGCTGGTAGAACAGAACACCAGTACTGGAAAGATTTATGGCGCTACCGCGAGTTATTTTACTTTTTGGCTTGGCGAGACATTTTAGTGCGTTACAAGCAGACTGCGATTGGTATTGCGTGGGCATTAGTACGCCCATTTTTAACCATGATTGTCTTTACAGTCGTATTTGGCAAACTCGCAAAACTACCTGCTGAGGGCGCACCATATCCAATTATGGTGTTTGCAGCTATGTTACCTTGGCAATTTTTTGCTAGCGCTCTTGCAGAATGTAGCAATAGTCTTATTTCTAATGCTAATTTGATTTCCAAGGTTTACTTCCCCCGTTTAATTGTGCCTGCTAGTGCAGTTGTTGTCAGTTTTGTAGATTTTCTAGTTTCAGGCATGATTTTGTTAGGTCTGATGGCATGGTATAACTTTATTCCTTCCTGGCGAATTTTAACACTGCCATTATTTATGGCGATCGCTTTTGTCGCTGCTATCGGCGGCGGATTATGGCTATCAGCATTGAATGTTAAATACCGCGATTTTCGCTTTATCGTGCCGTTCATCGTTCAGTTCGGTTTGTATATTTCTCCGGTTGGATTTAGTAGCAGTATCGTACCCGAACAATGGCGTTTGGTTTATTCACTTAACCCAATGGTGGGTGTTATTGATGGTTTTCGTTGGGCAATTCTTGGTGGAGAAACTCAACTCTATTGGCAAGGATTCATGTTGTCTGTCGGATTAGTCGTTTTACTATTTGCTAGTAGCATTTGGTATTTTCGCAAGGTAGAGCGATCGTTTGCAGACGTAATTTAA